A single region of the Drosophila miranda strain MSH22 chromosome 2, D.miranda_PacBio2.1, whole genome shotgun sequence genome encodes:
- the LOC108157680 gene encoding transcription factor SPT20 homolog: protein MSTPCGKCTNCPCGVSGSIATTGTPQQPRSQPPPPPPPPQQQPPEDLSYSQMPPQQRQSEYQSDQYQQQVYQQQHRYQSTLQPQEARYQSTLQPQEPRYQSTLQSEDSTQIQEARYLPVAQSPPPQGQPQQPGTGGGGCHGYCQRFQAQYPPEQCTTDAAPRSTGYRQDPAFRQDPSFSQYQSAPSPQAVRQTYPMAQSPPQYAAGQLSPQYPQAQSPPQYSSPPLPREQSYVAPQQVGGYDQPISQPELQPGQKQTEVASCVLPTTKVQKRKNATMSCNCGKNRTRNTKIGPGGRKRPVAVGATNVEDDDLPVADTYTCTRPQRKPDSLQDGPGMVPGVPELRCNCHEKKKVDCFCKTPVKPLAKAAPPPARELTHAYVGCGQPYSGPPTYQGNGRGKCGHCSHKKKCAIQ from the exons ATGT CAACCCCCTGTGGCAAGTGCACCAACTGCCCGTGCGGCGTAAGTGGTAGCATAGCGACAACAGGCACGCCACAGCAGCCCCGCTCccagccaccgccaccgccaccccCGCCCCAGCAGCAACCACCAGAGGATCTATCGTACTCGCAGATGCCTCCACAACAACGGCAATCAGAATACCAGTCGGATCAATACCAGCAACAAGTataccagcagcagcatcgcTATCAATCAACTTTGCAGCCACAGGAAGCACGCTATCAATCGACCTTGCAGCCGCAGGAACCTCGTTATCAATCAACTTTGCAGTCAGAGGACTCCACCCAGATACAAGAAGCTAGATACCTACCAGTAGCGCAATCCCCACCACCGCAGGGCCAACCACAACAACCAGGAACCGGAGGGGGAGGCTGTCACGGCTACTGCCAAAGATTCCAAGCCCAATACCCCCCGGAACAATGTACGACAGATGCTGCACCGCGATCCACAGGATACCGCCAAGATCCAGCATTCCGCCAGGATCCGTCATTCTCTCAATACCAGTcggcccccagcccccaggcAGTGAGGCAAACATACCCCATGGCGCAATCACCACCACAATACGCCGCAGGACAACTATCGCCGCAGTATCCCCAGGCACAGTCGCCGCCACAGTACTCGTCACCACCGCTGCCGCGAGAGCAGTCCTACGTGGCGCCACAGCAAGTGGGGGGCTACGACCAGCCAATATCGCAGCCTGAACTGCAGCCGGGGCAGAAGCAAACGGAAGTGGCGAGCTGTGTTTTACCAACTACAAAAGTTCAAAAGAGAAAAAACGCCACCATGAGTTGCAATTGCGGTAAAAACAGGACCCGCAATACGAAAATTGGACCTGGTGGTCGCAAACGTCCGGTAGCAGTGGGTGCAACGAATGTAGAGGATGACGACCTGCCAGTTGCGGATACCTATACGTGCACTCGTCCCCAACGAAAGCCAGATTCTCTGCAGGATGGGCCCGGGATGGTGCCCGGAGTACCGGAGTTGCGATGCAACTGCCACGAGAAGAAGAAAGTGGACTGTTTCTGCAAAACGCCGGTCAAGCCACTCGCGAAAGCAGCACCACCCCCTGCTAGGGAACTCACTCATGCCTACGTGGGCTGCGGTCAGCCCTATTCGGGTCCACCGACGTACCAGGGTAACGGGAGGGGCAAATGCGGACACTGTTCGCATAAAAAGAAGTGTGCTATTCAGTGA